From the Halococcus hamelinensis 100A6 genome, one window contains:
- a CDS encoding GNAT family N-acetyltransferase encodes MNPSVRSATTDDLPGIQRVADAAWRASYGDFLAERTIETILDDWYSTDQLETTIENARTVYLVAETDGEVVGYASAAPTANEEGQLYAIYVDPDHWDGGAGTALLDEVLDRLSDRGVSRLRVEVLGDNTVGVSFYESRGFERTSERNRAVGDRTLPEFVYYRDV; translated from the coding sequence ATGAACCCCTCCGTCCGGAGCGCGACGACCGACGACCTCCCCGGCATCCAGCGCGTGGCGGACGCCGCGTGGCGGGCGAGCTACGGCGATTTCCTCGCCGAACGGACCATCGAGACCATCCTCGACGACTGGTACTCGACCGACCAGCTCGAGACCACGATCGAGAACGCCCGAACGGTCTACCTCGTCGCCGAGACCGACGGGGAAGTGGTGGGCTACGCGAGCGCCGCCCCGACCGCGAACGAGGAGGGCCAGCTCTACGCGATCTACGTCGACCCCGACCACTGGGATGGCGGCGCGGGCACCGCGCTCCTCGACGAGGTGCTCGACCGGCTCTCCGACCGCGGCGTCTCGCGGCTCCGCGTGGAGGTGCTCGGCGACAACACGGTCGGGGTGTCGTTCTACGAGTCTCGGGGCTTCGAGCGAACCAGCGAACGCAACCGGGCGGTCGGCGACCGAACGCTCCCGGAGTTCGTCTACTACCGCGACGTCTGA
- a CDS encoding tryptophan--tRNA ligase — MDDTNHPATDSPDRTATDRAATDRTATDDEFTVTPDAVDGEVDYRKLLDRFGADELTDGQLDRFPAPPHPLLRRGIYYAGRDVEPLLAAVEADERVSVVTGVGPSGPMHIGHVFAFYFAKWLQVETGAHVTIPLSDDEKFLSKDQTGAETRAYTRENLRDLLAVGFDPKRTRIVVDTADADLVYPLAVALAEHVTPAARDAVYGEPANIGMGFYPAVQAAHLLLPQLIDGPHTTTVPIAVDQDPHVRLARDVAAKERLPVEKPGALLSKFLPGLDGPGKMSSSDDSPTIHLTDDRETVHGKLGRAYSGGRESLNAHREHGGDPEVDVAFRLLHAFFEPEDDELDRLAHEYRSGDLLSGELKTYAADRIADFLDAHQARRPSEDDLDAALVPYRVTAGERDRALSRMGFG, encoded by the coding sequence ATGGACGATACGAACCACCCAGCAACCGACTCCCCCGACCGCACAGCCACCGACCGCGCCGCCACTGACCGTACCGCTACCGACGACGAGTTCACCGTCACGCCCGATGCCGTCGACGGCGAGGTCGACTACCGAAAGCTCCTCGATCGGTTCGGTGCGGACGAACTCACCGACGGCCAGCTCGACCGCTTCCCAGCGCCGCCACACCCACTGCTCCGGCGTGGCATCTACTACGCGGGCCGCGACGTCGAACCACTTCTCGCCGCCGTCGAGGCCGACGAGCGGGTTTCAGTCGTCACCGGCGTCGGCCCGTCGGGGCCGATGCACATCGGCCACGTCTTCGCCTTCTACTTCGCGAAGTGGCTCCAGGTCGAGACCGGCGCACACGTCACCATCCCGCTCTCGGACGACGAGAAGTTCCTCTCGAAGGACCAGACGGGAGCCGAGACCCGCGCCTACACCCGCGAGAACCTCCGGGACCTCCTCGCGGTCGGGTTCGACCCGAAACGCACGCGGATAGTGGTCGACACCGCCGACGCGGACCTCGTCTACCCGCTCGCGGTCGCGCTCGCCGAGCACGTCACGCCCGCCGCCCGCGACGCGGTCTACGGCGAGCCGGCGAACATCGGGATGGGGTTCTATCCCGCCGTCCAGGCGGCTCACCTCCTGCTCCCCCAACTCATCGACGGCCCGCATACGACCACGGTCCCGATCGCGGTCGACCAGGACCCACACGTCCGACTCGCCCGCGACGTCGCCGCGAAGGAGCGCCTGCCGGTCGAGAAACCCGGCGCGCTCCTCTCGAAGTTCCTCCCGGGGCTCGACGGGCCGGGCAAGATGAGCTCCTCGGACGATTCCCCCACCATCCACCTCACGGACGACCGCGAGACGGTCCACGGGAAGCTCGGGCGGGCGTACTCCGGCGGTCGGGAGAGCCTCAACGCCCACCGCGAACACGGCGGCGACCCCGAAGTCGACGTGGCGTTTCGACTCCTCCACGCCTTCTTCGAGCCCGAGGACGACGAACTCGACCGCCTCGCCCACGAGTACCGCTCGGGTGACCTCCTGAGCGGCGAGCTCAAAACCTACGCCGCCGACCGGATCGCCGACTTCCTCGACGCCCACCAGGCCCGACGGCCGAGCGAGGACGACCTCGACGCCGCGCTGGTGCCGTATCGGGTGACCGCCGGCGAGCGCGACCGGGCGCTGTCGCGGATGGGGTTCGGGTAG
- the rio1 gene encoding serine/threonine-protein kinase Rio1, which translates to MSDEHSLIDAEGAEEPGDEWEALDVSDTDVDRTARRQDREFSKFRERIKDADQFKVEGGVFDEATLRALYTLVQHGHIDAFGGPISTGKEAHVFLAAAPEADVAVKIYRINASDFTQMRRYLEGDPRFDDIGGKKKKVVLAWTKKEFANLKRAQAAGVRVPNPIAVERNVLVMEFLGSDGVRARRLGEVEVENPETAYEVVREYMCRLHRAGLVHGDLSEYNIVVHDSQLWVIDLGQAVTVHHPNSREFLERDCENVANFFARQGLETTGEELLADVTAARED; encoded by the coding sequence ATGAGCGACGAGCACAGCCTGATCGACGCCGAGGGAGCCGAGGAACCCGGCGACGAGTGGGAGGCGCTCGACGTCTCCGACACCGACGTCGACCGTACCGCGCGTCGCCAGGACCGCGAGTTCTCGAAGTTCCGCGAGCGGATCAAGGACGCCGACCAGTTCAAGGTCGAGGGCGGGGTCTTCGACGAGGCCACCCTCCGCGCGCTCTACACCCTCGTCCAGCACGGCCACATCGACGCCTTCGGGGGTCCCATTTCCACTGGAAAGGAGGCCCACGTCTTCCTCGCCGCCGCTCCCGAGGCCGACGTCGCGGTCAAGATCTACCGGATCAACGCGAGCGACTTCACCCAGATGCGCCGCTACCTCGAAGGCGACCCCAGGTTCGACGACATCGGCGGGAAGAAGAAGAAGGTCGTGCTGGCCTGGACCAAGAAGGAGTTCGCCAACCTCAAACGCGCCCAGGCGGCGGGGGTCCGGGTGCCGAACCCCATCGCGGTCGAGCGCAACGTCCTCGTGATGGAGTTCCTGGGGTCGGATGGGGTTCGCGCCAGACGGCTCGGCGAGGTCGAGGTCGAGAACCCCGAGACCGCCTACGAAGTCGTCCGGGAGTATATGTGCCGCCTCCACCGTGCCGGACTGGTCCACGGCGACCTCTCCGAGTACAACATCGTGGTCCACGACTCCCAGCTCTGGGTCATCGACCTCGGCCAGGCCGTGACGGTTCACCACCCCAATAGTCGAGAATTTCTCGAACGCGACTGCGAGAACGTGGCGAACTTCTTCGCACGCCAGGGCCTCGAAACCACGGGCGAGGAGCTGCTCGCGGACGTGACGGCCGCGCGCGAAGACTGA